One Glycine max cultivar Williams 82 chromosome 6, Glycine_max_v4.0, whole genome shotgun sequence DNA segment encodes these proteins:
- the LOC100802814 gene encoding omega-hydroxypalmitate O-feruloyl transferase: protein MAPPWVQELHLNHLSIPITIAKMISVMPSRPIPVKPGDTLYLSNLDDMIGARVFTPTVYFYQSDNTSFSEKPVTKTLQCALADVLVPYYPLSGRLRETKNGKLEVFFGPDQGALIVEARSDIALAELGDLTAPNPDWEPLIFKFPDEEQYKVLEMPLVIAQVTLFRCGGFSLGLRLCHCICDGMGAMQFLGAWAATARTGTLVTDPEPCWDREIFKPRDPPEVKFPHMEFMTIEEGSNLTMSLWQTKPVQKCYRIKREFQNRVKDLAQPYDAAGCTTFDAMAAHIWRSWVKALDVRPLDYQLRLTFSVNARQKLQNPPLREGFYGNVVCVACTASSVSELVHGKLPQTTLLVRKARQSVSEEYLRSTVDFVEVDRPRQLEFGGKLTITQWTRFSIYKCADFGWGKPLYAGPIDLTPTPQVCVFLPEGEADCTCGSMIVCICLPESAAQKFTQALQLLDSVS, encoded by the coding sequence ATGGCTCCTCCATGGGTTCAAGAGCTCCATCTCAATCACCTGAGCATTCCTATAACCATTGCTAAAATGATTTCTGTCATGCCATCAAGGCCTATTCCTGTTAAACCAGGTGACACTTTATACCTTTCCAACCTCGATGACATGATCGGAGCTCGTGTTTTTACGCCTACGGTGTACTTCTATCAATCTGATAACACAAGTTTCTCCGAAAAACCTGTCACGAAAACACTGCAGTGTGCTCTGGCCGATGTTCTGGTGCCTTATTACCCTCTCTCAGGCAGGCTCAGAGAGACCAAGAATGGTAAACTAGAAGTGTTTTTCGGACCAGATCAAGGAGCACTCATCGTCGAGGCGCGGTCTGATATCGCCTTGGCTGAATTAGGAGACCTCACAGCTCCAAACCCAGATTGGGAGCCGTTGATCTTCAAGTTTCCCGACGAAGAACAATACAAAGTCCTTGAAATGCCACTGGTCATTGCTCAGGTTACCCTTTTCCGCTGTGGTGGATTTAGCCTTGGTTTGAGGCTGTGTCATTGCATCTGTGATGGCATGGGAGCTATGCAGTTCCTAGGTGCATGGGCTGCCACTGCAAGAACAGGAACACTAGTAACAGATCCTGAGCCATGTTGGGATAGGGAAATTTTTAAGCCTCGTGACCCTCCTGAGGTGAAATTTCCCCACATGGAGTTTATGACAATTGAAGAGGGATCCAACCTGACCATGTCACTATGGCAAACCAAGCCTGTTCAAAAGTGTTACAGGATCAAGCGCGAGTTCCAGAACCGCGTGAAGGATCTTGCTCAGCCATATGATGCTGCAGGCTGCACCACTTTTGATGCCATGGCAGCTCATATTTGGAGATCCTGGGTGAAAGCTCTTGATGTAAGGCCACTAGACTACCAACTTAGGCTAACATTTTCGGTCAATGCTCGGCAGAAGCttcaaaaccctccactgagagaAGGGTTTTATGGAAATGTGGTGTGTGTTGCTTGCACAGCAAGCAGTGTCTCAGAGCTTGTGCATGGAAAGCTCCCACAGACTACCCTTTTGGTCCGCAAGGCGAGACAGAGTGTCTCGGAGGAGTATTTGAGATCCACAGTGGATTTTGTTGAAGTAGATAGGCCAAGGCAGCTTGAGTTTGGTGGTAAACTAACCATAACTCAATGGACTAGGTTCTCAATTTACAAGTGTGCTGATTTTGGGTGGGGTAAGCCACTCTATGCTGGTCCCATAGATTTAACACCAACACCTCAAGTTTGTGTGTTTCTACCTGAAGGGGAAGCTGATTGTACTTGTGGTTCTATGATTGTGTGCATATGCTTGCCTGAGTCTGCTGCACAGAAGTTCACACAAGCCTTGCAGTTGCTCGATTCGGTTTCTTGA